The Oryzihumus leptocrescens sequence ACGATCCCCGCGAGCTCCAGGGCCGGCGCCAGCAGCTCGAAGACCCAGTACCACGGCAGGGCGATCATGCCGATCCGGCCGTAGCGCGGGTTGAGCACCATGCCGCGGTACTTCCACAGCACCTCCCACAGCCCCCGGTGCCACCGGCGGCGCTGCGAGCGCAGCACCGTGAGGTTGGCGGGCACCTCGGTCCAGGAGACCGGCTCGGAGACGAACTCCACGCGGTAGTCCCGCTTGGCGCGGCGCATGTGGCGGTGGATCCGCATGACGAGCTCGAAGTCCTCGCCGATGCTGTCGGTGTCGAGGCCCTGCACCTCCACCAGCACGTCGCGGCGAAACAGTCCGAAGGCCCCGCTGATGAGGATCAGCGCACCCATCCGCGACCAGCCGGTGCGCCCGAGCAGGAACGCCCGGAGGTACTCCACGATCTGCACCCGGGGCAGCCACTGCCGCGGGGTGCGGATCTCGACGATGCGCCCGGCGACGACGGTGCAGCCGTTGGCGGCCCGCACCACGCCACCGGTGGCGACGGTGCGGATCGGGTCGTCGGCGAACGGCTTGGCCACGGTGAGCAGCGCGTCGGGGTCCAGCAGCGAGTCGGCGTCGACCATCGCCACGAGCGGCTCGGACGCGGCGTTGATGCCCACGTTGAGGGCGTCGGTCTTGCCGGAGTTCTCCTTGCGGACCGCCACGAGCCGGGTGCGCCCGTCGCGGGGCACCCACACGTCGATGACACGGGCCTTGACCGGCACGTCCCGCGGCAGCTCCCGGTCCACCCGGACGAGGTCGAAGGCCTCGCGCAGCCGCTCGAAGGTGTCGTCGGTGCTGCCGTCGTCGATGACCACGATCTCGTGCCGCGGGTAGCGCAGCGCGAGCATCGCCTGCACGGAGGGCACGATGCCGGCGGCCTCGTTGTAGGCCGGGACGAGCAGGGACACCCCCGGCGCGAGCTGGCTGGACACGGTCTCCTCGCGCCCGGCGTGCTCGAGCCGGCGCAGGTGCGCCACGAAGCCGCCCGCGGCCATGAGGATCAGCAGCAGGTAGGAGGTGTTGATGACGAGGAAGTAGACGAGGACCGGCACCTCGAACGCGTGCAGCAGCCAGGTCACGACCCCGCGGGTCGACTCCAGGAGTGCGTCGGGGTTCATGCCATGGCCCCTTCCCCGGCGCGCAGCCGGGCGAGCTGCAGTGCGCCGCGGGCGGCGGGTGCCGCCGGGGTGCCGTCCGGAACCCCGGTGAGCTGCCCGATACCGGTGGGGCCGAGCTGGACGAGCGCGTCCGCCGCGATCTGGGCCAGGCGACGGTCGGG is a genomic window containing:
- a CDS encoding glycosyltransferase family 2 protein, with amino-acid sequence MNPDALLESTRGVVTWLLHAFEVPVLVYFLVINTSYLLLILMAAGGFVAHLRRLEHAGREETVSSQLAPGVSLLVPAYNEAAGIVPSVQAMLALRYPRHEIVVIDDGSTDDTFERLREAFDLVRVDRELPRDVPVKARVIDVWVPRDGRTRLVAVRKENSGKTDALNVGINAASEPLVAMVDADSLLDPDALLTVAKPFADDPIRTVATGGVVRAANGCTVVAGRIVEIRTPRQWLPRVQIVEYLRAFLLGRTGWSRMGALILISGAFGLFRRDVLVEVQGLDTDSIGEDFELVMRIHRHMRRAKRDYRVEFVSEPVSWTEVPANLTVLRSQRRRWHRGLWEVLWKYRGMVLNPRYGRIGMIALPWYWVFELLAPALELAGIVLVPLGLALGLVNVRFALLFVLVAYGYAIVVTLAAMAVEELSFHKYPRWRDLGATLLASVAENLGYRQLTAWWRVEGWWAGLRRGTHVWGTMTRQGFAGADGGQQ